In a single window of the Solea solea chromosome 14, fSolSol10.1, whole genome shotgun sequence genome:
- the LOC131472508 gene encoding cyclic nucleotide-gated cation channel-like produces MNDVKCSIRTLISMTGPVQDSHRLSVKTWTEEESDRADSTLSRVQSMCDDTSSELQRMAAIDRRDINSQNSFRGRGALSRIVSMVMTLREWAQKSLAEETERPDSFLERFRGPAHMELQAPPSRFSHSHPGSDTDNEVRRTTRPRNKCSTVVLSPSDDAYYYWLMVIGAAVFYNWTMLVVRACFDELQMRTVLVWLVLDYVCDGVYILDIAVRLHTGFLDQGLMVKDVRRLRENYVRTTQCKFDLCSILPTDLLYLTLGVSYTPLLRFNRLLRLRRLFELFERTETRTGYPNAFRICKLVLYILVIIHWNACGYYSFSKVLGLGSDSWVYPNASDPEFGSLTRSYVYCLYWSTLTLTTIGETPPPVRDEEYMFLIFDFLVGVLIFASIVGNVGSMISNMNATRTAFQSRVDALKHYMHFRHVSKVLEQRVIHWFDYLWTNQKTIDEQEVLRSLPTKLRAEIAINVHLDTLKKVRIFQDCEASLLVELVLKLRPQVFSPGDYICRKGDVGKEMYIIKDGRLAVVGEDGVTQFAVLTSGSCFGEISILNISGSKMGNRRTANIQSLGYSDLFCLSKQDLMEALQEFPHARAQLEQRGRDILQKEGLLEEVNVSAGEDLEEKVERMETSLDRLQTCLARLQSEFNSSQLRMKQRVTALEHNISTVATGSGFLSDADGNDSLSGGDGVRSEINIRL; encoded by the exons ATGAATGATGTGAAGTGCAGCATCAGGACATTGATCAG tatGACAGGACCAGTGCAGGATTCACACAGGCTCTCTGTGAAAAcatggacagaggaggagagtgatCGAGCTGACAGCACACtcagcag AGTACAGTCGATGTGCGATGACACTTCCTCAGAACTACAGAGAATGGCAGCCATCGACAGGAGAGACATCAATTCCCAGAATTCTTTTCGTGGGCGAGGTGCTCTCTCCAG GATAGTAAGTATGGTGATGACTCTGAGAGAATGGGCGCAGAAGAGTTTGGCTGAAGAGACGGAGCGACCTGATTCTTTCTTGGAGCGTTTCAGAGGCCCCGCCCACATGGAATTACAGGCTCCACCCAGCAGATTTAGCCACAGTCACCCCGGCTCTGATACAGATAATGAAGTCAGACGTACCACACGCCC GAGAAACAAGTGCAGTACTGTGGTCTTATCCCCGTCTGATGATGCATACTACTACTGGCTGATGGTGATTGGTGCTGCAGTTTTTTATAACTGGACCATGTTAGTTGTCAG AGCCTGTTTTGATGAGCTTCAGATGAGGACCGTGTTAGTGTGGCTGGTGCTGGACTATGTCTGTGATGGAGTCTATATCCTGGACATTGCTGTTCGCCTCCACACAG GTTTCTTGGACCAAGGCTTGATGGTGAAAGATGTGCGGCGCCTGAGAGAAAACTACGTTCGAACCACCCAGTGTAAATTCGATCTGTGCTCCATCCTTCCCACCGACCTGCTGTACCTGACTCTTGGAGTCAGCTACACTCCTCTTCTTCGGTTCAACCGTCTCCTGCGTCTGCGGCGGCTCTTTGAGTTATTTGAGCGTACAGAAACGCGAACAGGCTACCCCAATGCTTTCCGTATCTGTAAACTGGTGCTGTACATCCTGGTGATAATCCACTGGAATGCCTGTGGATACTACAGCTTCTCTAAAGTCCTGGGTCTGGGCTCTGATTCCTGGGTTTACCCTAATGCCTCTGACCCAGAGTTTGGCTCCCTGACCAGGAGTTATGTATACTGTCTGTACTGGTCGACCCTCACACTGACCACTATTGGAGAGACACCACCTCCCGTTCGAGATGAGGAATATATGTTCTTGATATTTGATTTTTTG GTTGGTGTGCTGATTTTTGCCTCCATTGTGGGTAACGTTGGATCCATGATCTCCAACATGAACGCCACGAGAACAGCCTTTCAGAGCCGTGTTGATGCACTGAAACACTACATGCACTTCAGGCACGTCAGCAAGGTGCTAGAGCAACGTGTCATTCACTGGTTTGACTACCTCTGGACCAATCAGAAGACAATAGATGAACAGGAAGTGCTGAGGAGCCTGCCAACTAAGCTGCGGGCAGAGATTGCCATTAATGTTCATCTGGACACACTGAAGAAG gtgcgtATTTTCCAGGACTGTGAGGCCAGCCTCCTGGTAGAGTTGGTGTTGAAACTGCGACCTCAGGTGTTTAGTCCTGGCGACTACATTTGTAGAAAG GGAGATGTGGGTAAAGAGATGTATATTATTAAAGATGGCCGCCTAGCAGTGGTGGGAGAGGATGGAGTCACACAGTTTGCCGTCCTAACCTCAGGGAGCTGCTTCGGTGAAATCAGCATCCTGAACATCAGCGGCAGCAAGATGGGCAACAGGCGAACAGCTAATATTCAGAGTCTGGGATACTCCGACTTGTTCTGCCTTTCCAAACAAGATCTAATGGAGGCGCTGCAAGAGTTCCCTCATGCCAGGGCCCAGCTGGAACAAAGGGGGCGGGACATCCTGCAGAAGGAGGGGCTTCTGGAGgaagtgaatgtgtctgctggggAGGACCTGGAGGAGAAAGTGGAGAGAATGGAAACCAGTCTGGATCGTTTACAG ACGTGCCTGGCTCGTCTCCAGAGTGAATTCAACTCTTCCCAGCTGCGAATGAAACAGCGAGTGACTGCCCTCGAACACAACATCAGCACCGTAGCCACAGGCAGCGGCTTCCTGTCAGACGCTGATGGCAACGATAGCCTCTCTGGTGGTGACGGTGTACGCAGTGAAATCAACATCCGGCTCTGA
- the LOC131472522 gene encoding calnexin-like, with translation MRTSFVLLCVTLAASITPVSAAAQPGILESLLIATIKRPWLWGVYVFTVGLPIILFISFMWPDKRFGPPDQQYFYKKSDDAQPDDPETSQGTEALLTKGKAKQRVTRRRDAHSNQRKSDLDSRT, from the exons ATGAGGACCagctttgtgttgctgtgtgtgacTCTGGCAGCAAGTATAACACCAGTGTCTGCTGCAGCACAG CCAGGTATTCTAGAAAGCCTCCTGATAGCCACCATCAAGCGTCCCTGGCTCTGGGGTGTCTATGTCTTCACTGTTGGACTTCCCATCATTCTCTTTATCAGCTTCATGTGGCCCGACAAG CGGTTTGGACCTCCTGATCAACAGTATTTTTACAAGAAGTCAGATGATGCTCAACCAGACGATCCTGAGACGTCACAGGGGACAGAAGCGTTGCTAACCAAAG gAAAAGCCAAACAAAGAGTGACAAGGAGGAGGGATGCTCATAGTAACCAGAGGAAGTCAGACTTAGACTCTCGAACATGA
- the fgl1 gene encoding fibrinogen-like protein 1 isoform X2: MRSPLQLLAGLIVITAFSPSLCVLDICHEEVTRLREQEKLLKGQLQTQELLLHRLQTLNQRDDQNKSGVNQTQDGQYTDCSQLFTSGFKSSGVYRIKTSRVYCDMSEGGGWTVIQRRINGRETFNRSWADYRDGFGDMEAELGEFWLGNDNLHDITTQGNYSLRINLEDFDGNQRYAEYRNFRVADEKDHYRLTFGAYVGTAGDALSGGFQVGMSEWASHQDMNFSTYDQDNDNHRGNCAREDKGGWWFNKCHSAHLNGAYYHNGHYSARTDDGIVWYPWRGWWYSLKTSVMKLRPSNFKIDPADDPNSVNQGSPP; encoded by the exons ATGagaagtccactgcagctgctcGCAGGACTGATCGTCATTACtgctttctctccatctctctgt gttttagACATTTGTCATGAGGAAGTGACTCGACTGCGGGAGCAGGAGAAGCTCCTGAAAGGTCAGCTTCAGACACAAGAACTCCTCCTACACAGACTACAGACGCTCAACCAACGTGATGACCAGAACAAGTCTGGAGTGAACCAGACCCAAGACGGCCAGTACACAG actgcTCCCAGCTCTTCACATCTGGCTTCAAATCCAGCGGTGTCTACAGAATCAAAACCAGCAGAGTGTACTGTGATATGAGTGAAGGAGGTGGTTGGACTGTGATCCAGAGACGGATCAATGGAAGAGAGACGTTTAACAG GTCCTGGGCAGACTATAGAGACGGTTTTGGAGACATGGAAGCAGAACTGGGGGAGTTTTGGCTCGGAAATGACAACCTGCATGACATCACTACACAAG GGAATTATTCTCTGAGGATTAACCTGGAAGACTTTGATGGTAACCAGCGCTACGCTGAGTACCGGAACTTCAGAGTGGCAGATGAAAAG GATCACTACCGTCTTACCTTTGGAGCCTATGTGGGAACAGCTGGAGACGCTCTGTCAGGAGGTTTTCAGGTTGGCATGTCAGAGTGGGCCAGTCACCAGGACATGAATTTCAGCACCTACGATCAGGATAATGACAACCATAGAGGAAACTGTGCCCGGGAAGACAAAGGAGGCTGGTGGTTCAACAA GTGTCACTCAGCTCATCTTAATGGTGCCTATTACCACAATGGTCACTACAGTGCACGGACAGATGATGGTATAGTTTGGTACCCTTGGAGAGGGTGGTGGTATTCCCTGAAGACCAGCGTCATGAAGTTACGACCCTCCAATTTCAAAATAGACCCAGCTGATGACCCCAATTCTGTTAACCAAGGTTCACCTCCCTAG
- the fgl1 gene encoding fibrinogen-like protein 1 isoform X1, with translation MRSPLQLLAGLIVITAFSPSLCVLDICHEEVTRLREQEKLLKGQLQTQELLLHRLQTLNQRDDQNKSGVNQTQDGQYTGQYTDCSQLFTSGFKSSGVYRIKTSRVYCDMSEGGGWTVIQRRINGRETFNRSWADYRDGFGDMEAELGEFWLGNDNLHDITTQGNYSLRINLEDFDGNQRYAEYRNFRVADEKDHYRLTFGAYVGTAGDALSGGFQVGMSEWASHQDMNFSTYDQDNDNHRGNCAREDKGGWWFNKCHSAHLNGAYYHNGHYSARTDDGIVWYPWRGWWYSLKTSVMKLRPSNFKIDPADDPNSVNQGSPP, from the exons ATGagaagtccactgcagctgctcGCAGGACTGATCGTCATTACtgctttctctccatctctctgt gttttagACATTTGTCATGAGGAAGTGACTCGACTGCGGGAGCAGGAGAAGCTCCTGAAAGGTCAGCTTCAGACACAAGAACTCCTCCTACACAGACTACAGACGCTCAACCAACGTGATGACCAGAACAAGTCTGGAGTGAACCAGACCCAAGACGGCCAGTACACAGGTCAGTACACAG actgcTCCCAGCTCTTCACATCTGGCTTCAAATCCAGCGGTGTCTACAGAATCAAAACCAGCAGAGTGTACTGTGATATGAGTGAAGGAGGTGGTTGGACTGTGATCCAGAGACGGATCAATGGAAGAGAGACGTTTAACAG GTCCTGGGCAGACTATAGAGACGGTTTTGGAGACATGGAAGCAGAACTGGGGGAGTTTTGGCTCGGAAATGACAACCTGCATGACATCACTACACAAG GGAATTATTCTCTGAGGATTAACCTGGAAGACTTTGATGGTAACCAGCGCTACGCTGAGTACCGGAACTTCAGAGTGGCAGATGAAAAG GATCACTACCGTCTTACCTTTGGAGCCTATGTGGGAACAGCTGGAGACGCTCTGTCAGGAGGTTTTCAGGTTGGCATGTCAGAGTGGGCCAGTCACCAGGACATGAATTTCAGCACCTACGATCAGGATAATGACAACCATAGAGGAAACTGTGCCCGGGAAGACAAAGGAGGCTGGTGGTTCAACAA GTGTCACTCAGCTCATCTTAATGGTGCCTATTACCACAATGGTCACTACAGTGCACGGACAGATGATGGTATAGTTTGGTACCCTTGGAGAGGGTGGTGGTATTCCCTGAAGACCAGCGTCATGAAGTTACGACCCTCCAATTTCAAAATAGACCCAGCTGATGACCCCAATTCTGTTAACCAAGGTTCACCTCCCTAG